A window of the Anaerolineae bacterium genome harbors these coding sequences:
- a CDS encoding MBL fold metallo-hydrolase: protein MMFDQVRSPGLSHFSYVVGRNGIAAVIDPRRDCQVYVDLAARRGYHLRYVLETHRNEDYVIGSLELAGLTGAEVWHADSQLDYGYGQAVEDGQRFDIGGLALRAFHAPGHTEGMMNYVLHDGTGAPWMVFTGDTLLPGDVGRTDLLDEEKQEEMAGLLYDTIFEKILPLGDQVIVCPAHGAGSVCGSERVADRPITTVGIERRHNAALQHSDRDGFIRFVSHSLERPPYFSMMEQLNRDGPPVLGGLPVPPPLPPDVFADHASGSQVLDTRMELAFNAAHVPGALSIWEQGVPSFAGWFLDYERPILLVTDPATPEQAVRYLIRLGYDDLVGYLGEGMVGWHTSGLDSDSIGMITVQELCGVLDSGERLWILDVRSQRELEGEGRIPAAHHVPITQLPGHLDEIPRDRPVFVFCGSGLRSTIAASLLQKQGHDDLTVVLGGVAGWTSTTCPLDLGDVAV, encoded by the coding sequence ATAATGTTTGACCAGGTGCGATCCCCAGGATTGTCGCACTTCTCCTACGTCGTCGGTCGCAATGGTATCGCTGCCGTGATTGACCCGCGTCGGGACTGCCAGGTCTACGTTGACCTAGCAGCACGGCGGGGATACCACCTCCGCTACGTCCTGGAGACCCACCGCAATGAGGACTACGTGATTGGGTCCCTGGAGCTGGCTGGGCTCACCGGCGCCGAGGTGTGGCACGCCGACTCTCAGCTGGACTACGGCTACGGCCAGGCGGTGGAAGACGGACAGCGATTCGACATTGGGGGGCTGGCTCTGCGCGCCTTCCACGCCCCGGGGCATACTGAAGGCATGATGAACTACGTCCTCCACGACGGCACCGGCGCTCCCTGGATGGTCTTCACCGGCGACACTCTGCTGCCGGGCGACGTGGGGCGCACTGATCTGCTAGACGAGGAAAAGCAGGAGGAGATGGCCGGCCTCCTGTATGACACCATCTTCGAGAAGATACTGCCCCTGGGGGATCAGGTGATCGTGTGTCCGGCCCATGGTGCCGGATCTGTGTGTGGGAGCGAGAGGGTCGCCGACCGGCCGATCACGACGGTGGGCATCGAGAGGCGTCACAATGCCGCCCTGCAGCACTCTGATCGGGATGGCTTCATCCGGTTCGTGTCCCACAGCCTGGAACGGCCGCCGTATTTCAGTATGATGGAGCAGCTCAACCGCGACGGTCCCCCCGTCCTGGGTGGTCTTCCCGTGCCTCCACCGCTGCCACCCGACGTCTTCGCCGACCACGCGTCCGGCTCTCAGGTGCTGGACACGCGCATGGAGCTGGCCTTCAACGCCGCCCACGTCCCCGGGGCGCTGTCCATCTGGGAGCAGGGCGTGCCCTCCTTCGCCGGATGGTTCCTAGACTACGAGCGACCTATCCTGCTGGTTACCGACCCGGCGACGCCGGAGCAGGCCGTGCGCTACCTGATCCGGCTGGGCTACGACGACTTGGTGGGCTACCTGGGCGAGGGTATGGTGGGCTGGCACACTTCCGGCCTGGATAGCGACAGCATCGGTATGATCACCGTTCAGGAGCTGTGCGGGGTGCTAGATTCGGGCGAGCGGCTGTGGATCCTGGATGTCCGGAGCCAGCGAGAGCTGGAGGGCGAGGGGCGCATCCCGGCGGCGCATCACGTCCCCATCACGCAGCTTCCCGGCCACCTGGACGAGATCCCGCGGGATAGACCGGTGTTCGTGTTCTGCGGCAGTGGGCTGCGCTCCACCATCGCTGCCTCTCTGTTGCAGAAGCAGGGCCACGACGACCTCACGGTGGTGCTCGGAGGCGTGGCCGGCTGGACCTCCACTACCTGCCCGCTGGATCTGGGCGATGTAGCGGTCTAG
- a CDS encoding GYD domain-containing protein, with product MVTYCVLYQFTSAGMANVKELPRGIAEAHQAVEAMGGRVVACYVLMGQYDSVGIYEFPSDEVALAFLLGMGSRGVAKTTSLRAFTPEALAEVVKNVP from the coding sequence ATGGTCACTTACTGCGTGCTTTACCAGTTCACCAGCGCGGGCATGGCGAATGTCAAAGAGCTGCCACGAGGGATTGCAGAGGCCCACCAGGCCGTCGAGGCCATGGGCGGCAGGGTGGTGGCCTGCTACGTGCTGATGGGCCAGTATGATTCGGTGGGTATCTATGAGTTCCCCAGCGACGAAGTGGCCTTGGCGTTCTTGTTGGGCATGGGCAGCCGGGGAGTGGCAAAGACGACGTCCCTGAGGGCATTCACCCCCGAGGCCCTGGCGGAAGTGGTCAAGAACGTGCCCTAG